A stretch of DNA from Parvularcula bermudensis HTCC2503:
GTCTTATCAATTTGGTGGGCGAATTGGTCATCAACCAGGCGATGCTGTCGGACAATCTTGCAGATATCGAAATGCCGCCGCATTCCTCCCTTTCGACCGGCCTTGATGAATTCAAACATCTGACCCGCCAGATTCAGGAAAGCGTGATGGCGATCAGGGCGCAGCCCGTTCAGCCGCTCTTCCAACGAATGTCACGGATCGTGCGGGAGGCGGCTTCCGCCACCGGTAAGAAGGTGAAACTCGTTCTGCACGGTGAACATACAGAGGTTGATAAGACGGTTATCGAACGGCTCACCGATCCGTTGACTCACATGATCCGTAATGCCGTCGATCACGGCCTTGAGAGTACTGAGAAACGGCTGGCCGCGGGGAAATCTGAATTCGGGACCGTCACTCTGACCGCCGGTCACCGATCGGGCCGCGTTGTGATCGAGGTGAGCGATGATGGGGGCGGGATCAACCGACCGAAAGTGAAGCAGATCGCCATCGACAAAGGTCTGATCCCCGCGGATGCGGACCTGACGCCTTCGGAAATCGACAATCTGCTTTTTATGCCCGGTTTTTCCACCGCCCAAGAAGTCAGCGATCTCTCGGGCAGAGGGGTCGGGATGGATGTGGTCAAGCGGGCGATTACCTCCCTCGGTGGACGGATCTCCATTACCTCCGACCCCGGAAACGGATCGACCTTTTCCATCAGCCTCCCGCTGACGCTTGCCGTACTCGATGGGATGATCGTCTCCGTGAGTGGGGAGACGCTCGTCGTTCCCATCACCGCGATCGTTGAGACGATGAAGCCGGCGGCTTCGGACATTCACGATGTTGGGTC
This window harbors:
- a CDS encoding chemotaxis protein CheA, coding for MSDVEVEGSYFKYDLKLFTTQGEDAIREVFDFVEDVCNLTITPVSEAAGEAAEEVADLPAATSDIAAEDVSTEQEQALEEEPVTAQAEMPSEEPEPPTAPATSPNEAPKDAKAKAKSAQPRATVRVDLERVDRLINLVGELVINQAMLSDNLADIEMPPHSSLSTGLDEFKHLTRQIQESVMAIRAQPVQPLFQRMSRIVREAASATGKKVKLVLHGEHTEVDKTVIERLTDPLTHMIRNAVDHGLESTEKRLAAGKSEFGTVTLTAGHRSGRVVIEVSDDGGGINRPKVKQIAIDKGLIPADADLTPSEIDNLLFMPGFSTAQEVSDLSGRGVGMDVVKRAITSLGGRISITSDPGNGSTFSISLPLTLAVLDGMIVSVSGETLVVPITAIVETMKPAASDIHDVGSGAYVVSIRGRMVPVVDIGVALGYRNQAPNLSQSVIMLLEGEDGRLFALSVDNIQDQRQVVIKGLEKNYGEIPGIAAATILGDGRIALIIDPDSLARSSDDRLQPMDYKVA